One genomic region from Xenopus laevis strain J_2021 chromosome 2L, Xenopus_laevis_v10.1, whole genome shotgun sequence encodes:
- the acy3.L gene encoding N-acyl-aromatic-L-amino acid amidohydrolase (carboxylate-forming) isoform X2, whose product MSPPVSQVVVVGGTHGNEMSGVCLAKHWLQDPSELRRKSFTADILLANPIAVERCVRYIDRDLNRSFSHELLSASASESDSYEVKRAREIYQKYGPKQSSLNFVIDLHNTTSNMGTTILLFKGDNFALHLANYLKTKCVDPSFPCHILLIDIPEQGHVHLQSMGKHSISLELGPQPQGVVRTDVLARMKVLVNSSLDFLDLFNQGTEFPSFEAEVHQVLHKADFPRGADGEIQAFIHSELQFSHSRQRSANIIWWAIPEKELFFRNSQNAGTAWDMELNYTVDIL is encoded by the exons ATGAGCCCCCCTGTGTCCCAAGTGGTGGTTGTTGGCGGAACACACGGCAATGAGATGTCGGGAGTCTGTCTGGCTAAACACTGGCTTCAGGACCCTTCAGAACTACGTAGAAAATCCTTTACAGCTGATATATTGTTAGCAAATCCTATTGCAGTGGAACGCTGTGTACGTTATATAGACAGGGACCTCAATCGTTCCTTTTCACATGAACTCCTAAG TGCCTCAGCTTCGGAAAGTGATTCTTATGAGGTAAAACGGGCGAGGGAGATATATCAGAAGTATGGACCAAAGCAATCTTCTTTAAATTTTGTTATTGACCTTCACAACACAACCTCCAATATGGGTACAACGATACTACTCTTTAAGGGAGACAATTTTGCATTGCACTTGGCAAACTACTTGAAG aCTAAATGTGTTGATCCTTCTTTCCCATGTCACATCCTCCTCATTGACATACCAGAACAAGGGCATGTTCATCTGCAGAGCATGGGAAAGCATTCGATAA GTCTGGAGCTAGGCCCACAGCCTCAAGGAGTAGTAAGAACAGATGTTCTTGCAAGAATGAAGGTGCTTGTGAACAGCAGCTTGGATTTTCTTGACCTGTTTAACCAGG GCACAGAGTTTCCCAGTTTTGAAGCAGAAGTGCACCAAGTTTTGCACAAGGCTGATTTCCCTCGCGGTGCAGATGGTGAAATACAGGCCTTTATCCACTCAGAGTTGCAG TTTTCACACAGCAGACAAAGAAGTGCCAATATAATCTGGTGGGCAATACCTGAAAAGGAGTTGTTCTTCAGGAATTCCCAAAACGCAGGAACTGCATGGGATATGGAATTGAACTACACGGTTGACATTCTTTAA